One Methylomonas sp. LL1 DNA window includes the following coding sequences:
- a CDS encoding GGDEF domain-containing protein, whose product MGFSKIKDGSPQHWKEKYFKLLDSQEQAEKNYQANEDLLCKTIVRFALAVKGFNKSLDPHLDRIRDLLKTGVQSQRLQKELQVFTNALMVLEETPVGSQGDTSMLFDFLGYQYPDCQTELQTIQKQYDGREIANPQRLFLALAELIDEKHQDNDGFAAELALADSKTISEHMIRLLDSAELPDLFADDAKQLKIRLQDGQALGPVFNDAVTLLLSIKKHMEVEQQEMADFLSTLTEELAELGLKTSGVNIANEDTLKKRSNLDRDVAAQMADLQKKSATATQLEPLKQLISTRLHSISQQLQTHTLQEQVERDRTQRELRALMQKLREMESETLELQSRLDLAQRRATRDSLTGLPNRLAFEERLADEVARARRYGTALTLAVWDIDFFKNINDTYGHKSGDKALVIIAKLLSRYCREADFVARFGGEEFVMLLPETEARNGLVMVDKLREIVERSGFNANGDRVSITLSCGLSQYVDGDNNESLFVRADGALYQAKQSGRNQCVLA is encoded by the coding sequence ATGGGTTTTTCGAAAATCAAGGACGGCAGTCCCCAGCATTGGAAGGAAAAATACTTCAAGTTGTTGGATAGCCAGGAACAAGCCGAAAAAAATTATCAAGCAAACGAAGATTTGCTGTGCAAGACCATTGTCCGTTTTGCGCTAGCCGTCAAGGGTTTCAATAAATCACTCGATCCCCATCTGGACCGCATTCGCGATCTGTTAAAGACAGGCGTACAAAGCCAGAGATTGCAAAAGGAGTTGCAGGTATTCACCAATGCCTTGATGGTGCTTGAAGAGACGCCCGTCGGTAGTCAGGGCGATACTTCCATGTTATTCGATTTTCTCGGCTATCAATACCCGGATTGCCAGACCGAATTACAGACGATTCAAAAGCAATACGATGGCCGCGAGATTGCCAATCCTCAGCGTTTATTTTTGGCCTTGGCCGAACTGATTGACGAAAAACACCAAGATAATGACGGTTTTGCCGCCGAATTGGCGCTGGCTGATAGCAAGACCATCAGTGAACATATGATTCGCCTGTTGGATAGCGCGGAACTACCCGATCTTTTTGCCGACGATGCCAAGCAGCTAAAAATTCGTTTACAGGATGGGCAGGCTTTGGGGCCGGTCTTTAATGACGCGGTGACATTGTTGTTGTCGATCAAAAAACACATGGAGGTCGAACAGCAGGAAATGGCGGATTTTCTGTCAACGTTGACCGAAGAGTTGGCCGAGCTGGGTTTGAAAACTTCGGGTGTCAACATTGCCAATGAAGATACACTAAAAAAACGCAGTAACCTGGACCGAGATGTTGCCGCGCAAATGGCTGATTTACAGAAAAAATCCGCCACCGCCACCCAGCTGGAACCCTTGAAGCAGCTAATCAGCACACGCTTGCACAGTATCAGTCAGCAGCTACAGACGCATACGCTACAGGAACAGGTCGAAAGAGATAGAACACAGCGCGAGTTAAGGGCCTTGATGCAAAAACTCCGGGAAATGGAGTCGGAAACCCTGGAGTTGCAATCCCGGCTGGATTTGGCTCAGCGACGGGCCACGCGTGACTCATTGACCGGTTTACCGAATCGGCTGGCTTTCGAAGAGCGGTTGGCGGACGAAGTGGCCCGAGCCCGCCGATACGGTACCGCATTGACCCTAGCCGTATGGGACATCGATTTTTTCAAAAACATTAACGATACCTATGGGCATAAGTCCGGAGACAAGGCATTGGTTATTATCGCCAAGCTGTTATCCCGATATTGCCGGGAAGCCGATTTTGTGGCGCGTTTCGGCGGAGAAGAGTTTGTGATGTTGTTGCCGGAAACCGAAGCTAGGAATGGCTTGGTGATGGTGGATAAGCTACGCGAAATCGTGGAGCGGAGCGGGTTTAATGCCAATGGCGACCGGGTTTCAATTACGCTCTCCTGTGGTCTAAGCCAATATGTCGACGGCGACAATAACGAGTCCCTGTTCGTGCGTGCCGATGGGGCACTCTATCAAGCAAAGCAGAGCGGTCGTAATCAATGTGTATTGGCTTAG
- a CDS encoding thiol:disulfide interchange protein DsbA/DsbL — protein sequence MLKKIAFIGLFCFASLVKAEGGYEAVSPAQPVQNPDKIEVIEFFWYGCPHCYSLEPSMAAWLKTKPANVEFIRQPAVFSELWGKHAKAFFTAEALGVTEKVHADLFDAIQNKKQKLTSEDELAKFFAAHGVKDEDFRAAYGSFLVDAKMRQAETMGARYGITGVPAIIVNGKYRVTATTAKSQDNMIAVTNQLIQQETGAK from the coding sequence ATGTTGAAAAAAATCGCCTTTATAGGCCTGTTTTGTTTTGCCTCTCTGGTAAAAGCCGAGGGCGGCTATGAAGCCGTGTCACCCGCGCAGCCGGTGCAAAATCCGGACAAGATCGAAGTCATCGAATTTTTCTGGTATGGCTGTCCGCATTGCTATAGTCTGGAGCCCTCGATGGCTGCCTGGCTGAAAACCAAACCGGCCAATGTCGAGTTTATCCGGCAGCCGGCGGTATTCAGCGAATTATGGGGCAAGCATGCCAAAGCCTTTTTTACCGCGGAGGCGTTGGGCGTCACTGAAAAGGTCCATGCCGATTTGTTCGACGCCATACAAAATAAAAAGCAAAAGCTGACTTCGGAAGACGAATTGGCGAAATTTTTTGCCGCGCATGGGGTTAAGGATGAAGATTTCCGCGCCGCATACGGCTCGTTTCTGGTCGACGCCAAAATGCGCCAGGCCGAAACCATGGGCGCGCGTTACGGTATCACCGGTGTGCCGGCGATCATCGTGAATGGCAAATACCGGGTGACGGCCACTACCGCCAAGTCGCAAGACAACATGATTGCGGTAACCAATCAGCTGATCCAGCAAGAAACCGGGGCAAAATAG
- the ccsB gene encoding c-type cytochrome biogenesis protein CcsB: protein MDNTWQHPHRQFAYFQLRSLHDWLWAGLVISAAAYVFGQYHALMDGYEVAILLATAPLLIWLGWSWPALKGFNLTVAIFSLLAISLYGGDLGRADSAFLLKYLFASQSAIMWMSALYVMATLTYFGLLLSGREFVGKVASCLTWSATAMGLTGLIVRWRESYLMGADIGHIPVSNLYEVFILFSIITALLYLHYEQHYQTRGLGAFVLLVISAAVGFLLWYTFDRHADGIQPLVPALNSYWMKIHVPANFVGYGAFSLAAMIGLVYVLKSQARTADPNGLLQTRLPDLALLDDLMYKAIALGFAFFTLATILGALWAAEAWGGYWSWDPKETWALIVWLNYAAWLHMRLSKGWSGKPMAWWAVVGFFVTLFAFLGVNMFLSGLHSYGEL from the coding sequence ATTAAGAAGCCTCCACGACTGGCTGTGGGCCGGGTTGGTAATCAGCGCTGCCGCTTATGTATTCGGCCAATATCATGCGTTGATGGATGGCTATGAAGTGGCTATTCTGTTGGCTACCGCGCCATTACTGATTTGGCTGGGTTGGAGTTGGCCGGCATTAAAAGGCTTTAATCTGACGGTGGCGATATTCAGTTTGCTGGCGATTTCGTTGTATGGCGGTGATTTGGGTCGGGCCGACAGCGCATTTTTATTGAAATATCTGTTTGCCAGCCAATCGGCCATCATGTGGATGAGTGCCTTGTATGTGATGGCGACGCTGACCTATTTTGGCTTGTTATTGTCAGGGCGCGAGTTTGTCGGCAAGGTGGCCTCCTGTTTAACCTGGAGTGCAACCGCCATGGGTTTGACCGGATTGATAGTCAGATGGCGTGAGTCGTATTTGATGGGTGCCGACATCGGCCATATTCCGGTCAGCAATTTATACGAAGTCTTCATCCTGTTTTCGATCATCACCGCGCTACTGTATCTGCATTATGAGCAACATTACCAAACTCGTGGATTGGGTGCGTTTGTGCTGTTGGTGATCAGCGCGGCGGTTGGTTTCTTGCTATGGTATACCTTCGATCGGCACGCCGACGGTATTCAACCGTTGGTACCGGCATTAAACAGCTACTGGATGAAAATTCATGTGCCGGCCAATTTCGTCGGCTATGGCGCGTTTTCGCTGGCGGCGATGATAGGTTTGGTTTATGTGCTGAAAAGCCAGGCTCGGACTGCTGATCCAAACGGCTTGCTGCAGACGCGGTTGCCTGATTTAGCCTTATTGGACGATCTGATGTACAAGGCTATTGCACTGGGCTTTGCCTTTTTTACGTTGGCGACTATTCTGGGTGCATTATGGGCGGCGGAAGCTTGGGGAGGTTATTGGTCCTGGGATCCCAAGGAGACCTGGGCGCTGATCGTCTGGCTCAATTATGCGGCTTGGTTGCACATGCGTTTGAGCAAGGGTTGGAGCGGCAAACCGATGGCCTGGTGGGCGGTGGTCGGATTTTTTGTCACCTTGTTTGCGTTTCTGGGCGTGAATATGTTTTTATCTGGATTACATTCTTACGGAGAACTCTGA